One part of the Gemmatimonas sp. genome encodes these proteins:
- a CDS encoding aspartate carbamoyltransferase catalytic subunit: protein MPGPLGKDLLGLAPLSAEQIRLVLDTAVPFREISERAIKKVPTLRGATIVNLFFEASTRTRISFEFAEKRLSADTVNVASAGSSVSKGETLVDTARNLEAMKIDMVVIRHGASGAAQFLAERIESNVINAGDGTNEHPTQALLDLLTLRDRFGDLAGKRICIVGDVLHSRVARSNIWGLTKLGAEVAVCGPRSLLPNAIEAMGVSVFNRIEEAIEWADALNVLRLQLERMQAGYIPSLREYNRVFGVTSARLEKASRDLLILHPGPMNRGVEIDSDVADGPHSVILDQVTNGVAVRMAVLYLLAGGKPELAEAAKKGNA, encoded by the coding sequence GTGCCTGGCCCCCTCGGCAAGGATCTGCTGGGACTCGCGCCGCTCTCCGCCGAGCAGATCCGGCTGGTGCTCGACACCGCCGTGCCGTTCCGCGAGATCTCCGAGCGCGCCATCAAGAAGGTGCCCACACTGCGCGGCGCCACCATCGTCAACCTGTTCTTCGAAGCCTCCACGCGCACGCGCATCTCCTTCGAGTTCGCCGAGAAGCGGCTCAGCGCCGACACCGTGAACGTGGCGTCCGCGGGCTCCAGTGTGAGCAAGGGTGAGACGCTCGTCGATACCGCGCGCAATCTCGAGGCGATGAAGATCGACATGGTCGTCATTCGCCACGGGGCCTCCGGTGCGGCGCAGTTCCTCGCCGAGCGCATCGAGTCGAATGTGATCAATGCGGGGGATGGGACCAACGAGCACCCCACGCAGGCACTGCTCGACCTGCTCACCTTGCGCGATCGTTTCGGCGACCTCGCGGGCAAGCGCATCTGCATCGTGGGCGACGTGCTCCACTCGCGCGTGGCGCGCTCCAACATCTGGGGGCTCACCAAGCTCGGCGCCGAGGTGGCGGTGTGCGGTCCGCGGTCGCTGCTCCCCAATGCCATCGAGGCCATGGGGGTCTCGGTGTTCAACCGCATCGAGGAAGCCATCGAGTGGGCCGATGCGCTCAACGTGCTGCGCCTGCAGCTCGAACGCATGCAGGCCGGCTATATCCCGTCGCTGCGCGAATACAATCGCGTCTTCGGCGTCACCAGCGCGCGCCTCGAGAAGGCGTCGCGCGACCTGCTCATCCTGCACCCCGGTCCCATGAATCGCGGCGTCGAGATCGACAGTGATGTCGCCGACGGTCCGCATTCGGTGATTCTCGACCAGGTCAC
- the pyrR gene encoding bifunctional pyr operon transcriptional regulator/uracil phosphoribosyltransferase PyrR, whose protein sequence is MPRKPTTVLDARALDRTLRRMADQIIELNAGCDNLVIVGIQRRGVQLAERIVRIIAAQEGVTVASGALDITLYRDDLQTVGPRPVVGATSLPWALDDQRVVIVDDVLYTGRTVRAALDELADFGRPARIALAVLVDRGGRELPIHADIVGRRIDVAPGQRVDVCIEELDGRDEVLIVSRDEES, encoded by the coding sequence ATGCCAAGGAAGCCAACCACCGTGCTGGATGCGCGTGCGCTTGACCGCACGTTGCGTCGCATGGCCGACCAGATCATCGAGCTCAACGCCGGCTGCGACAACCTCGTCATCGTCGGCATTCAACGCCGCGGCGTGCAACTCGCCGAGCGCATCGTCCGCATCATCGCGGCGCAGGAAGGGGTCACGGTGGCCTCCGGTGCGCTCGACATCACGCTCTACCGCGACGACCTGCAAACGGTAGGGCCGCGCCCCGTCGTCGGGGCGACCTCACTGCCCTGGGCACTCGATGATCAGCGTGTGGTCATCGTGGACGACGTGTTGTACACCGGACGCACCGTGCGCGCCGCGCTCGACGAATTGGCCGACTTTGGTCGGCCGGCGCGCATTGCGCTCGCGGTCCTCGTGGATCGCGGTGGCCGCGAGCTCCCCATCCACGCTGACATCGTGGGGCGCCGCATCGATGTCGCCCCCGGTCAGCGCGTGGATGTGTGCATCGAGGAACTCGACGGCCGCGACGAAGTGCTCATCGTCTCCCGCGACGAGGAGAGCTGA
- a CDS encoding ATP-grasp domain-containing protein has product MSQTVLMITPGFPGEMPLFTRGLSVQGAQVLGVANGPAHDLPEMARRHLSDYLQVPDLFSDTASAIAQIRRWLGSRTLDRVCCLWEPGIELAAHLREAFDVPGQRFEQAVKFRNKDLMKQALAEGGVRVPHHAVASSAADVWAAAEVVGYPLIIKPIAGAGSMDTFRCDDAKEVAAAISQLGHIETVDVEEFIDGEEFTYDTICAGGEIKYFHVGHYRPRPLIARTNEWISPQTLSYRHVDNPWVTDGMALGEQVIRVLGYDTGFTHMEWYRKSDGEVVFGEIGARPPGARTVDLMNFASDIDLFAGWAEAELHGTFSPVVERKFNCACITKRAHGQGRIQRIEGLDRIKSRLGDALCAIDLLPVGTPRRDWKSTLLSDGYVTLRHPDWDTCKALADFVGTDLHLYAG; this is encoded by the coding sequence ATGTCGCAGACTGTTCTCATGATCACCCCGGGGTTCCCCGGGGAAATGCCGCTCTTCACCCGCGGGCTCTCTGTGCAGGGCGCGCAGGTGCTGGGGGTGGCGAATGGCCCCGCCCACGACCTGCCGGAAATGGCACGCCGGCACCTCAGCGACTATTTGCAGGTGCCCGACCTCTTCAGCGACACCGCCAGCGCCATCGCGCAGATCCGCCGGTGGCTGGGCAGCCGCACGCTCGATCGCGTCTGCTGCCTCTGGGAGCCGGGGATCGAACTGGCGGCGCACCTGCGTGAAGCGTTCGACGTGCCTGGCCAGCGCTTCGAGCAGGCGGTCAAGTTCCGCAACAAGGACCTCATGAAGCAGGCGCTGGCCGAGGGCGGCGTACGGGTCCCCCATCATGCGGTGGCCAGCAGCGCCGCCGACGTGTGGGCGGCCGCCGAAGTGGTCGGCTATCCCCTCATCATCAAGCCCATCGCCGGCGCCGGGTCCATGGACACCTTCCGCTGCGACGACGCCAAGGAGGTGGCGGCGGCCATCAGTCAGCTCGGCCACATCGAAACCGTCGACGTGGAAGAGTTCATCGACGGTGAGGAGTTCACCTACGACACGATCTGCGCCGGCGGCGAGATCAAGTACTTCCATGTGGGGCATTACCGCCCGCGGCCGCTCATTGCCCGTACCAATGAGTGGATCTCGCCCCAGACGCTCTCGTACCGCCACGTCGACAACCCCTGGGTCACCGACGGCATGGCGCTGGGGGAGCAGGTCATCCGGGTGCTCGGCTACGACACCGGGTTCACGCACATGGAATGGTACCGCAAGTCCGATGGCGAAGTGGTCTTCGGCGAAATCGGGGCCCGGCCGCCCGGTGCCCGCACGGTGGACCTGATGAACTTTGCCAGCGACATCGACCTCTTCGCCGGATGGGCCGAGGCCGAGCTGCACGGCACCTTTTCGCCCGTCGTCGAGCGCAAGTTCAACTGCGCCTGCATCACGAAGCGGGCGCACGGCCAGGGGCGCATCCAGCGCATTGAAGGGCTGGATCGCATCAAGAGCCGGCTGGGCGATGCCCTGTGCGCCATCGATCTTCTGCCGGTTGGCACGCCACGCCGCGACTGGAAGAGCACGCTGCTGTCGGACGGCTACGTGACCCTCCGGCACCCCGACTGGGACACCTGCAAGGCGCTCGCCGACTTCGTGGGGACCGACCTGCACCTGTACGCGGGCTGA
- a CDS encoding ATP-grasp domain-containing protein: MLVIFVCPFFSPAASQMIEAALRLTHIRLAVVAQQQLAELAPALSSRLVAHWQVADVTNADQLAGAVNAIAGAHGAVARCFAAYEQCQLPLAQVRERLGIPGLPATAAHNFRDKARMKNVLRAAGVPVARHQLVHDPADARRFVNEVGFPIVVKPPAGAGAKATERVRTVAELEQVLQRYAPSAHDPMLAEEFLRGTEHSLETVSINGHAVWHSLTRYAPTPLEVLETPWIQWTVLLPREVDDPSYADIRAVGDRALRALGMTTGVSHCEWFRRPDGSVAVSEIAARPPGANMTTMISRANDMDFVGAWVRVMVDGTFTPPERRYAVGTAYLRGQGQGTVVAIEGLDKVQREWGHLICDYRLPHIGQSPTGSYEGEGFIIVRHPDTGVVQAALERIISTIRVVLR, from the coding sequence ATGCTCGTCATCTTCGTCTGTCCGTTCTTTTCGCCGGCCGCCTCTCAGATGATCGAGGCGGCGCTGCGCCTGACGCACATCCGGCTCGCCGTCGTTGCGCAGCAGCAGCTGGCGGAGCTTGCCCCCGCGTTGAGCTCACGACTGGTAGCACACTGGCAAGTGGCCGACGTCACGAACGCCGATCAACTGGCGGGGGCCGTGAACGCCATTGCCGGCGCCCACGGCGCGGTGGCACGCTGCTTCGCGGCCTATGAGCAGTGTCAGCTCCCGCTGGCGCAGGTGCGCGAGCGCCTGGGCATTCCCGGGCTGCCTGCCACCGCGGCGCACAACTTCCGCGACAAGGCCCGCATGAAGAACGTCCTGCGCGCCGCCGGCGTGCCGGTGGCGCGGCACCAGCTCGTGCACGATCCGGCCGACGCGCGGCGCTTCGTGAACGAGGTGGGCTTCCCCATTGTGGTCAAGCCGCCCGCCGGTGCTGGGGCCAAGGCCACGGAACGGGTACGCACCGTGGCTGAACTCGAGCAGGTGCTGCAGCGCTACGCCCCGTCGGCGCACGATCCCATGCTCGCCGAGGAGTTCCTGCGCGGGACCGAGCACTCCCTGGAAACGGTGAGCATCAACGGACACGCCGTCTGGCACTCGCTCACTCGCTACGCGCCCACGCCGCTCGAGGTATTGGAGACGCCGTGGATTCAGTGGACGGTGCTGCTACCCCGGGAAGTGGATGATCCCAGCTACGCCGATATCCGCGCCGTGGGCGACCGGGCGCTGCGGGCGCTCGGCATGACCACCGGGGTCTCGCATTGCGAGTGGTTCCGGCGCCCCGACGGCTCCGTCGCGGTGAGTGAGATCGCCGCCCGCCCGCCGGGGGCCAACATGACCACGATGATTTCGCGGGCCAACGACATGGACTTTGTCGGGGCCTGGGTGCGAGTCATGGTGGACGGCACCTTCACCCCGCCCGAGCGCCGATATGCCGTGGGGACGGCCTACCTGCGGGGGCAGGGGCAGGGCACCGTGGTCGCCATCGAGGGACTCGACAAGGTGCAGCGTGAATGGGGGCACCTCATCTGCGACTACCGCCTCCCGCACATCGGCCAGTCACCCACCGGGAGCTACGAGGGTGAGGGGTTCATTATCGTGCGACATCCCGACACCGGGGTGGTGCAGGCGGCGCTCGAGCGTATCATCTCCACTATCCGCGTGGTGCTGAGGTAG
- a CDS encoding M28 family peptidase has protein sequence MPRSLRPKQATVTMRTCAAALLSATLAFPALTLSPLGAQSAPPRSARAPQLPAAYALIRQADIKRDLYAMAGDAMRGREAGTPDEMRASVWVAEQLRAIGVKPLGDDGSYFQWFTMFRTRVSTVSSLGTLGEQPLQVWKDFIPLGSSGADVQGPVVWIANSADSTIDVRGKVVATPMLRPFSASIRTTTNSPEVRYTQAAVAAMQQRFARRGALALLIVADTVADRAFDPLAILRARGTYDVDGAARRFANQSNRAELPVPARQAGTPAFLVRGGMAARLQQAPTLTLQVRLERFETPSTNIVGVIRGTDPVLRNEYVLYSSHQDHDGVRYLIDGDSVWAGADDNGTGSVALLAAARAFARQPGKRSVLFVYHGAEERGLLGSRWHAAHPVVPLASIVAVLNGEMMGRNHPDSASLLGVQPPHRNSTELVDMALRANALTGKFSLDSLWDRPMHPEGWYFRSDHVPYARLNVPAVMYTTNLHDDYHTPRDKPDRIDYPKLTRMTQWMYLTGWFVANAPKRPGVDPGFKLER, from the coding sequence ATGCCCAGATCCCTGCGCCCCAAGCAAGCGACCGTGACCATGCGCACGTGCGCCGCAGCACTCCTCTCAGCCACGCTGGCGTTCCCCGCGTTGACACTCAGCCCTCTCGGCGCACAGTCAGCTCCGCCGCGCTCCGCACGTGCGCCCCAACTCCCCGCCGCCTACGCCCTCATCCGGCAGGCCGACATCAAGCGTGACCTGTACGCCATGGCCGGCGATGCCATGCGCGGGCGCGAAGCCGGCACTCCCGATGAAATGCGCGCCTCGGTGTGGGTGGCAGAGCAGCTGCGCGCCATCGGCGTCAAGCCGCTGGGCGACGATGGCTCGTACTTCCAGTGGTTCACCATGTTCCGCACACGCGTCTCCACGGTCTCGTCCCTGGGCACACTCGGTGAGCAGCCGCTGCAGGTGTGGAAGGATTTCATTCCCCTCGGGAGCTCGGGCGCTGACGTGCAAGGGCCCGTGGTGTGGATCGCCAACAGTGCCGACTCCACCATCGACGTGCGCGGCAAGGTCGTCGCCACCCCCATGCTGCGGCCCTTCTCGGCCAGTATCCGCACCACGACGAACAGTCCGGAGGTGCGCTACACGCAGGCGGCCGTCGCGGCCATGCAGCAGCGGTTCGCGCGACGGGGTGCGCTCGCGCTCCTCATCGTGGCCGACACGGTGGCCGATCGCGCCTTCGATCCGCTGGCCATCCTGCGGGCACGAGGCACGTACGATGTAGATGGAGCCGCACGCCGGTTCGCCAATCAGTCGAATCGAGCCGAGCTACCGGTCCCCGCACGCCAGGCGGGGACTCCCGCGTTCCTCGTGCGTGGCGGCATGGCGGCTCGCCTCCAGCAGGCCCCCACGCTCACGTTGCAGGTACGTCTCGAACGGTTCGAGACGCCCAGCACCAACATCGTCGGTGTCATCCGTGGCACCGACCCGGTGCTGCGCAACGAGTACGTCCTGTACAGCTCCCATCAGGATCACGATGGGGTGCGCTACCTGATCGACGGCGATTCCGTCTGGGCCGGGGCTGACGACAATGGCACGGGCAGTGTGGCGCTGCTGGCCGCGGCGCGCGCGTTCGCCCGACAGCCAGGCAAGCGCTCGGTGCTCTTCGTGTATCACGGCGCCGAGGAGCGTGGGCTGCTGGGTTCCCGGTGGCACGCCGCGCACCCCGTGGTGCCGCTCGCCAGCATCGTGGCCGTACTCAACGGCGAAATGATGGGCCGCAACCACCCGGATTCCGCCAGTCTCCTCGGCGTGCAGCCGCCGCATCGCAACTCGACGGAACTGGTGGACATGGCGCTGCGGGCCAACGCCCTGACCGGCAAGTTCTCGCTCGACTCGCTCTGGGACCGTCCCATGCACCCCGAAGGCTGGTACTTCCGCAGCGATCACGTCCCGTATGCGCGCCTCAATGTCCCGGCGGTCATGTATACCACCAACCTGCACGACGATTACCACACGCCGCGCGACAAGCCCGACCGGATCGACTATCCCAAGCTCACGCGCATGACCCAGTGGATGTATCTCACCGGATGGTTCGTGGCGAACGCCCCGAAACGACCAGGCGTCGATCCGGGATTCAAGCTGGAGCGATAA
- the trxA gene encoding thioredoxin, producing the protein MTESPHIQDITTASFLEAVVTRSQSTPVLVDFWATWCGPCRALGPVLEKLAVEYDGAFVLAKVDTDREQALAAQFQIRSIPTVMLFKDGKVVAGFPGALPEGQIRRFLTQHGVAKGGAAEAWSDDPGTRVQQLREAVARDASRGDWQLELALALLAHGELDAARAAVEALPGDVYGDARAVRARARLSLLARLDSLAADDGVRAGVETFLEGHTEAGLAQLLDAVREQKGMDESPAKAALVDAMTSLDDEAVVRETRRRMAAVLFA; encoded by the coding sequence ATGACCGAGTCCCCGCACATTCAGGACATCACCACGGCGTCGTTCCTCGAGGCCGTCGTCACGCGATCGCAGAGCACGCCGGTGCTGGTGGATTTCTGGGCCACCTGGTGCGGACCATGTCGCGCGCTGGGGCCGGTGCTGGAGAAGCTGGCTGTGGAGTACGACGGCGCCTTCGTGCTGGCCAAGGTCGACACCGACCGGGAGCAAGCGCTCGCGGCCCAGTTCCAGATCCGCTCGATTCCCACCGTCATGCTGTTCAAGGACGGCAAGGTGGTAGCCGGATTTCCGGGGGCCCTGCCCGAGGGACAGATTCGCCGTTTCCTCACGCAGCATGGCGTCGCGAAGGGCGGAGCCGCAGAAGCGTGGTCCGACGACCCTGGGACGCGCGTGCAGCAGTTGCGTGAGGCGGTCGCGCGCGATGCCTCGCGCGGCGACTGGCAGTTGGAATTGGCACTGGCGCTGCTGGCGCACGGCGAACTCGACGCCGCCCGCGCCGCCGTTGAAGCGTTGCCCGGTGACGTGTACGGGGACGCGCGCGCCGTGCGGGCCCGCGCGCGGTTGTCGCTGCTGGCGCGCCTGGATTCGCTGGCCGCCGATGACGGGGTGCGTGCCGGTGTGGAAACGTTCCTGGAGGGCCACACGGAGGCGGGGTTGGCGCAGTTGCTGGACGCCGTGCGCGAACAGAAAGGGATGGACGAGAGTCCAGCCAAGGCGGCGCTGGTGGATGCGATGACGTCGCTCGACGACGAGGCGGTGGTGCGCGAGACTCGGCGGCGGATGGCGGCGGTCCTGTTCGCGTAG
- a CDS encoding Gfo/Idh/MocA family oxidoreductase: protein MTVRDSVVHVGLLGAGTWAQGAHLPGYARDPRCKVVAIADPVREKAEAFAREFDIPHVYDSHEALLAHHGIDAVDVCTPSATHFALSWAALEAGKHVLCEKPVAYEYADTRRAAALAAAKGLKTKLGFTFRYSPGMRYMKALIDEGFIGEPFIFNGFEQNSQWLDPQNPLRQVDHTADQSRLQVSSLEGYGAPIMDIGHLCMGSRFAQVVGTMKNFIPERMVRATGTMMRMNIDDGDIFIGEFANGAIGSIQTSFVTVGNYPGIEARVYGSKGALICRMVEEEGVAETLKAASADAVEFRPLEIPSRFYPTGGSPRESWRSLFYANLTHSFISEIRGDVAGNEGSFEDGAHVQELINAVERSFRQRRWVTIPLEQDGVA from the coding sequence GTGACCGTCAGGGATTCGGTAGTTCACGTGGGGCTGCTGGGGGCCGGGACTTGGGCGCAGGGGGCGCACCTGCCGGGGTACGCCCGTGACCCGCGCTGCAAGGTGGTCGCCATTGCGGACCCCGTGCGGGAAAAGGCCGAAGCATTCGCGCGCGAGTTCGACATCCCGCATGTGTACGATTCGCACGAGGCGCTCCTGGCACATCACGGCATCGATGCCGTGGACGTGTGCACGCCAAGCGCCACGCACTTCGCCCTGAGTTGGGCGGCGCTCGAGGCCGGCAAGCATGTGCTGTGCGAAAAGCCGGTCGCCTATGAGTACGCCGACACGCGGCGCGCCGCGGCGCTCGCGGCGGCGAAGGGGCTCAAGACGAAGCTGGGGTTCACCTTCCGCTACAGCCCCGGCATGCGGTACATGAAGGCCCTGATCGACGAGGGGTTCATTGGCGAACCGTTCATCTTCAACGGCTTCGAGCAGAACTCGCAGTGGCTCGATCCGCAGAACCCGCTGCGACAGGTGGACCATACCGCCGACCAGTCCCGCCTCCAGGTATCGTCGCTCGAGGGATACGGGGCGCCGATCATGGACATCGGGCATCTCTGCATGGGGAGCCGCTTCGCGCAGGTGGTGGGCACCATGAAGAACTTCATTCCCGAACGCATGGTGCGCGCCACCGGCACGATGATGCGCATGAACATCGATGATGGCGACATCTTCATTGGAGAGTTCGCCAACGGCGCCATCGGCTCCATCCAGACCAGCTTCGTGACGGTGGGCAACTACCCAGGAATCGAAGCGCGGGTCTATGGCAGCAAGGGGGCGCTCATCTGTCGAATGGTGGAGGAGGAGGGCGTGGCGGAGACGCTCAAGGCTGCCAGCGCGGACGCGGTGGAGTTTCGCCCGCTCGAGATCCCATCGCGCTTCTACCCCACGGGCGGGAGTCCGCGCGAATCGTGGCGGTCACTCTTCTACGCGAATCTCACCCACTCGTTCATTTCGGAGATTCGTGGCGACGTGGCGGGGAACGAAGGCAGCTTCGAGGACGGGGCCCACGTGCAGGAGTTGATCAACGCGGTGGAGCGCTCTTTCCGGCAACGGCGCTGGGTCACCATTCCGCTCGAGCAGGATGGTGTGGCATGA
- a CDS encoding DUF885 family protein, translating into MSAPIEQFLEQYFFRHPVNATFTGIRLYDHELPDWTREVRDDEQDEFEALTIALDDAYPPSEDWGELARNPAQLDAELARASMDVRQLEFESRYFHDKNPALWTGEALFGVIGLMLRPPATVEEAFASIAMRLHDLPRFLADMPHTLTEPMPPQWVARAVRECAVGADLFRFKLAMWLDAHGADDASRMWVLEAGDVAAAALDATAAWLAAQPVQHEASMSLGAEAYDVLLRRGHFCEVNADALLERAQQALPDARERFESLAIEVAGSVEALAEALADDHPAPAWYLSAFAEKWEQCREFAADHDLVTWGDWPLRYVPMPAWAADAAPQLYFLFYRSPAPLESRDDHVYLVPPIDPPVSETERDRRLRQWNHSAITLNHVVHHGALGHHVQNWHATHRSTSRIGSVAAVDCASRIGLFQGGSMAEGWACYATELADELGFLTPLEQASEQQSRLRMLARTIVDISLHTGRMTFDDAVEFYEAEVGMPHSAATAEAVKNSMFPGTAVMYWLGTQGILDLREAVRARDGAAFSYRAFHDALLSRGSIPVLLAARLLLAED; encoded by the coding sequence ATGAGCGCTCCCATCGAGCAGTTCCTCGAGCAGTATTTCTTCCGGCATCCGGTGAACGCAACGTTCACCGGCATCCGCCTGTACGACCACGAGTTGCCCGACTGGACGCGCGAAGTCCGCGACGATGAGCAGGACGAATTCGAAGCGCTCACGATCGCGCTCGACGATGCCTACCCGCCGTCGGAGGATTGGGGGGAACTGGCGCGCAACCCGGCCCAACTCGACGCGGAGCTGGCGCGCGCGAGCATGGACGTGCGGCAGCTGGAGTTCGAAAGCCGCTACTTCCATGACAAGAACCCCGCCCTGTGGACCGGCGAGGCGCTGTTCGGAGTGATCGGGCTCATGCTGCGCCCGCCGGCCACGGTCGAAGAGGCGTTTGCGTCCATCGCCATGCGCCTGCACGACCTGCCACGCTTTCTCGCGGACATGCCGCACACCCTCACGGAGCCGATGCCACCGCAGTGGGTGGCGCGCGCCGTGCGCGAGTGCGCCGTGGGCGCCGATCTCTTTCGTTTCAAGCTGGCGATGTGGCTGGATGCCCACGGGGCCGACGACGCCTCGCGGATGTGGGTGCTGGAGGCGGGCGACGTGGCGGCCGCGGCACTCGACGCCACAGCCGCGTGGCTCGCGGCACAGCCCGTTCAGCATGAGGCGTCGATGAGCCTCGGTGCCGAGGCGTACGACGTGCTGCTGCGCCGGGGACATTTCTGCGAGGTGAATGCCGACGCCCTGCTGGAGCGGGCGCAGCAGGCGCTTCCCGACGCGCGCGAGCGGTTCGAGTCGCTCGCCATAGAGGTCGCCGGAAGCGTCGAGGCACTGGCTGAGGCGCTCGCCGACGACCACCCCGCCCCCGCCTGGTACCTCTCCGCCTTTGCCGAGAAGTGGGAGCAGTGCCGCGAGTTCGCGGCCGATCATGATCTTGTGACCTGGGGCGACTGGCCGCTGCGCTACGTGCCCATGCCGGCGTGGGCCGCTGATGCCGCCCCGCAGCTGTACTTCCTGTTCTACCGGTCTCCTGCCCCGCTCGAATCGCGCGACGACCACGTCTACCTGGTCCCCCCCATCGATCCCCCCGTATCGGAGACCGAGCGCGACCGGCGGCTGCGGCAGTGGAACCACAGCGCCATCACGCTCAATCACGTGGTGCACCACGGCGCGCTGGGGCACCACGTGCAGAACTGGCACGCCACACACCGGTCCACATCCCGCATTGGCAGCGTGGCGGCCGTGGACTGTGCCAGCCGCATTGGCCTCTTTCAGGGCGGTTCCATGGCGGAAGGGTGGGCCTGCTACGCCACCGAGCTCGCCGACGAACTGGGCTTCCTCACGCCGCTCGAGCAGGCGTCCGAGCAGCAAAGTCGCCTGCGCATGCTGGCGCGCACCATCGTCGACATCTCACTGCATACGGGGCGCATGACCTTCGACGATGCGGTGGAGTTCTACGAAGCCGAAGTCGGCATGCCGCACAGTGCCGCCACGGCCGAAGCGGTGAAGAACTCCATGTTTCCCGGCACCGCCGTGATGTACTGGCTGGGCACCCAGGGCATTCTCGACCTGCGCGAGGCCGTGCGTGCGCGCGACGGTGCCGCATTTTCGTACCGC